From Calothrix sp. PCC 6303, a single genomic window includes:
- a CDS encoding ArnT family glycosyltransferase encodes MKNRGFEQFFRELDKRPVLAVMLSVLWLAVFGGIGFFLNLGSVGLVDETEPLFAEASRQMLVRGDWITPFFNNQTRFDKPALIYWCQAIAYSILGVNEWAVRLPSAIAAMVVVGLSFYVLQWYQLQRDNLTGISSPTKRWVTAAFCGAVICFTPEMIIWGRTGVSDMLLTGCIASGLFCFFLGYATSPEENRKKTNWYMFFYIFVAGAILTKGPVGIVLPGLIIAAFLLYVGKLREVMGEMHLILGTLTILVLAAPWYILVTWRNGWSFINSFFLYHNVERFTSVVNRHSAPWYFYFLVVLLLFAPYSVYLPIAIARLKFWRRSWWSSQTRSHQLPLFAVFWFLGVFGFFTVSITKLPSYVLPLMPAAAILIALLWAELLPNSSDAPNYFWLRVSGWVNVAFIITLGVVLFYVPQMLGSDPALPNFGEALQKSNLTTIGGVIWLVCGLILAFFVIRRQWVTILGVNLAAFSLFLLIVITPALFLLDEQRQLPLRQLSAIALQNKQPQDELVMVGFKKPSVVFYTGRSVNYIRTTPGGKDYINSKTTNQLASLLLITQSPKIPQMGLQPKDYTSLGKSGVYELVRLGKKQ; translated from the coding sequence ATGAAAAATCGAGGTTTTGAGCAGTTTTTTCGAGAACTTGACAAGCGTCCAGTCCTTGCTGTGATGCTTTCTGTGTTATGGTTGGCGGTATTTGGGGGGATAGGGTTCTTCCTGAATTTGGGAAGTGTGGGTTTGGTTGATGAAACTGAACCTTTGTTTGCGGAAGCTTCCCGACAGATGTTGGTGAGGGGTGATTGGATTACGCCATTTTTTAATAATCAGACTCGTTTTGATAAGCCAGCACTGATTTATTGGTGTCAAGCGATCGCGTATTCTATTCTAGGGGTAAATGAGTGGGCTGTACGTTTACCTAGTGCCATCGCTGCTATGGTGGTGGTGGGTTTGAGTTTCTATGTGTTGCAGTGGTACCAGTTGCAACGGGATAATTTAACTGGGATTTCTTCCCCAACTAAACGCTGGGTAACTGCTGCTTTCTGCGGTGCGGTGATATGTTTCACTCCAGAGATGATTATCTGGGGACGCACGGGTGTTTCTGACATGTTATTAACTGGTTGTATTGCTTCAGGTTTATTCTGTTTCTTTTTGGGTTATGCAACTTCCCCAGAAGAAAATCGGAAAAAAACTAATTGGTATATGTTTTTTTATATATTCGTTGCTGGGGCAATTTTAACAAAAGGTCCTGTGGGTATTGTTTTACCTGGTTTAATTATTGCTGCTTTCCTACTTTATGTTGGAAAATTGCGAGAAGTTATGGGTGAAATGCACCTAATTCTCGGCACTTTAACTATTCTAGTTTTAGCTGCACCGTGGTACATCTTGGTAACTTGGCGTAACGGTTGGAGTTTTATTAATTCTTTTTTTCTATACCATAATGTTGAACGTTTTACAAGTGTCGTCAATAGACATTCAGCACCTTGGTATTTTTATTTTTTAGTCGTATTACTACTTTTTGCTCCCTACTCAGTTTACTTACCAATAGCCATCGCCAGGTTGAAATTTTGGCGACGTAGCTGGTGGAGTTCGCAAACGCGATCGCATCAATTACCCCTATTCGCTGTATTCTGGTTTTTGGGTGTGTTTGGCTTTTTTACCGTTTCCATTACCAAACTTCCCAGTTATGTTTTACCCTTAATGCCAGCTGCGGCAATTCTGATTGCTTTACTTTGGGCTGAGTTGCTGCCAAACTCTTCAGATGCACCAAATTACTTTTGGTTAAGAGTTAGTGGTTGGGTGAATGTAGCTTTCATAATTACTCTGGGAGTAGTTTTATTTTACGTCCCGCAAATGCTGGGTAGTGATCCTGCGCTACCAAATTTTGGGGAAGCTTTGCAAAAGTCGAATTTGACGACAATTGGGGGTGTAATTTGGCTGGTATGTGGATTGATACTAGCGTTTTTTGTCATACGTCGTCAGTGGGTAACTATTTTGGGTGTAAATTTAGCAGCATTTTCCCTATTTTTGCTCATCGTCATCACACCAGCCCTATTTTTGCTGGACGAACAACGACAATTACCCCTACGGCAATTATCAGCGATCGCACTCCAAAACAAACAGCCCCAAGATGAGTTAGTTATGGTAGGGTTTAAAAAACCAAGTGTTGTATTTTACACAGGTCGTTCTGTTAACTACATCAGAACAACTCCTGGGGGTAAAGATTACATCAACAGCAAAACTACAAATCAATTAGCTTCTTTATTACTCATTACCCAATCACCGAAAATCCCGCAAATGGGACTACAACCCAAAGATTACACTAGCTTGGGTAAAAGCGGTGTTTATGAGTTAGTCAGATTGGGTAAAAAACAGTAG
- a CDS encoding DUF29 domain-containing protein has translation MQIPETNPQMANIPMSAPSLYETDFYGWTQQQVDLIRKQQWNQIEWQNVIEEIESLGKQQRQELRNRLSVLVGHLLKWQFQPQCRSRSWLATLRIQRRDTLRLLQDNPSLKSYLDDGLVEAYENARDLAMGETDLPEETFPLECPYDLEDIFSNSFYPGEPSELVNRQ, from the coding sequence ATGCAAATACCCGAAACTAATCCGCAGATGGCAAATATACCAATGTCTGCACCCAGTCTCTACGAAACTGATTTTTATGGATGGACACAGCAGCAAGTAGATTTGATTCGCAAGCAGCAGTGGAATCAAATTGAGTGGCAAAATGTGATTGAGGAAATTGAGTCTTTGGGTAAACAGCAGCGTCAAGAACTACGTAACCGTTTGAGTGTGTTGGTTGGACATTTATTAAAATGGCAGTTTCAACCCCAATGTCGTAGTCGTAGCTGGTTGGCAACTCTTCGGATTCAACGTCGTGATACTTTACGTTTACTCCAAGATAATCCTAGTTTAAAATCCTATCTTGATGATGGGTTAGTAGAAGCCTATGAAAATGCTAGGGATTTGGCAATGGGAGAAACTGATTTACCTGAGGAAACTTTTCCCTTAGAATGTCCCTATGATTTGGAAGATATTTTTAGCAATAGCTTTTATCCTGGTGAACCTAGCGAGTTAGTTAATCGCCAATAA
- a CDS encoding creatininase family protein, which produces MRLHLSTWQEVETYLETSKGIIIPIGSTEQHGPTGLIGTDAICAEAVAYGVGEATHAIVAPTINVGMALHHIAFPGTISLRPSTMIKVISEQITCLAKVGFNKFYFINGHGGNIATLKAAFSETYAELEDLQIANATQVECQVANWFMCGSVYKLAKELYGDEEGSHATPSEVALTQYIYPEAIKKAPLSEEVGKGHNIYGAKNFRQRYPDGRMGSNPALATPEHGKMFYDAAVKELSQGYLEFVG; this is translated from the coding sequence ATGCGATTACATCTTAGCACTTGGCAAGAAGTCGAAACTTACTTAGAAACTTCAAAAGGAATTATTATTCCTATTGGTTCTACTGAACAACATGGACCTACGGGATTAATTGGTACTGATGCTATTTGTGCAGAAGCAGTAGCTTATGGAGTTGGAGAAGCAACCCACGCAATCGTTGCACCGACAATTAATGTGGGAATGGCACTACATCACATAGCTTTTCCCGGTACAATCAGCCTACGTCCTAGTACCATGATCAAAGTAATTTCTGAACAGATTACTTGTTTGGCAAAAGTTGGTTTTAACAAGTTTTATTTTATTAATGGACATGGGGGAAATATTGCGACTTTAAAAGCGGCATTTTCCGAAACCTATGCTGAGTTAGAAGATTTACAAATAGCAAATGCAACTCAAGTAGAATGTCAAGTAGCTAACTGGTTTATGTGTGGTTCTGTTTACAAGTTAGCTAAGGAATTATATGGAGATGAAGAAGGTTCCCACGCAACACCCAGTGAGGTTGCATTAACTCAATATATTTACCCGGAAGCGATTAAAAAAGCACCTTTGAGTGAAGAAGTTGGCAAAGGACATAATATCTATGGTGCCAAAAACTTTCGCCAGCGCTACCCTGATGGCAGAATGGGTTCTAATCCAGCTTTAGCAACACCTGAGCATGGAAAAATGTTTTACGATGCAGCAGTGAAGGAATTAAGTCAAGGTTATTTAGAGTTTGTCGGGTAG
- a CDS encoding S66 peptidase family protein: protein MQAKISNCEPQIKSQIMIPPALQPGDLLRVIAPSGALRELDTFSRGVEVWRSRGYTIEVIPQIDDRWGYLAGTDDKRRFHLQTAWEDPECKGILCARGGFGCTRILEDWDWNRLKNPSSTPTLTPKWLIGFSDITALLWSLHQVGISGVHGAVLTTLAAEAEWSQQRLFDWVEGKEIPPLQGNGWGGGIVDGVLLPGNLTVATHLLGTKYQPNFDDVILAIEDVSEAPYRIDRMLTQWRMSGVLAKVRGIAIGRFSQCEPPANIPSFNVMEVLRDRLSDLNIPIVSDLPFGHDGNNAALPVGVMAKLDANQGTLAIQKN, encoded by the coding sequence ATGCAAGCAAAAATTTCCAATTGTGAACCTCAAATTAAATCTCAAATCATGATTCCCCCAGCACTACAACCTGGTGATTTATTACGCGTAATTGCCCCTAGTGGTGCTTTGCGGGAATTAGACACATTTTCGCGGGGTGTAGAGGTTTGGCGATCGCGTGGTTATACAATCGAGGTAATTCCCCAGATAGATGACAGGTGGGGCTATTTAGCTGGAACCGATGACAAGCGTCGTTTCCATCTGCAAACAGCATGGGAAGATCCAGAGTGTAAAGGGATACTTTGCGCGCGGGGTGGATTTGGCTGTACGCGAATTTTGGAAGATTGGGATTGGAACAGGTTAAAAAATCCAAGTTCAACACCAACTTTAACCCCTAAGTGGTTAATTGGTTTTTCTGATATCACAGCTTTATTGTGGAGTCTCCACCAAGTTGGAATTTCCGGGGTTCATGGTGCAGTATTAACAACCTTAGCAGCAGAAGCCGAATGGTCACAACAAAGGTTATTTGATTGGGTAGAAGGAAAAGAAATTCCCCCATTACAGGGTAATGGTTGGGGTGGAGGTATAGTTGATGGTGTATTGTTACCTGGAAATTTGACAGTAGCAACCCATCTTTTGGGAACCAAATACCAACCCAACTTTGATGATGTGATTTTAGCTATCGAAGACGTATCAGAAGCACCCTATCGAATTGATAGAATGTTGACACAATGGCGAATGAGTGGAGTCTTAGCTAAAGTGCGGGGTATTGCCATCGGCAGATTTAGTCAGTGTGAACCACCGGCAAATATCCCCAGTTTTAATGTGATGGAAGTATTACGCGATCGCTTATCTGATTTAAACATACCTATTGTGTCAGATTTACCCTTTGGTCATGATGGTAATAACGCAGCATTACCCGTCGGAGTCATGGCAAAACTAGATGCAAATCAAGGAACTTTGGCAATACAGAAAAACTAG
- a CDS encoding KaiA family protein gives MTSAEQQVLLKQIKLDYRQILIIYFAPDKTLQDRIDKLVETLFRANIPVPRIIEIHMELIDEFSIQLKLEGRTNETLLDYRLTLIDLLANLCEAYRRSVSQSSQIQHNLQ, from the coding sequence ATGACGAGCGCCGAACAGCAAGTACTATTAAAACAAATTAAATTAGACTACCGCCAGATTTTGATAATTTACTTTGCACCCGATAAAACGCTACAAGATAGGATTGATAAATTGGTCGAGACTCTCTTTCGTGCTAATATTCCTGTGCCACGAATAATTGAAATCCATATGGAACTGATTGATGAGTTTTCCATACAACTAAAACTAGAAGGAAGGACTAATGAAACACTGCTAGATTACCGTTTGACCTTAATCGATCTCCTCGCCAATTTATGCGAAGCATATCGGCGTTCCGTGTCACAATCAAGCCAAATACAACATAATCTTCAATAG
- the kaiB gene encoding circadian clock protein KaiB, translating into MDKVRKTYVLKLYVAGNTANSVRALKTLKNILETEFQGVYALKVIDVLKNPQLAEEDKILATPTLSKILPPPVRKIIGDLSDRERVLIGLDLLYEELSDDNYFEENT; encoded by the coding sequence ATGGATAAAGTTAGAAAAACCTACGTTCTGAAATTATACGTAGCTGGGAACACCGCCAACTCAGTTCGAGCATTAAAGACACTAAAGAACATATTAGAAACCGAATTTCAAGGAGTTTATGCCTTGAAAGTAATAGATGTACTCAAAAATCCCCAACTTGCTGAGGAGGATAAGATTCTTGCAACCCCCACATTGTCAAAAATATTACCTCCGCCTGTGCGTAAAATTATTGGTGATCTTTCTGATAGAGAAAGAGTTTTAATTGGGCTAGATTTACTTTATGAAGAACTAAGTGACGATAATTATTTTGAAGAAAATACTTAA
- a CDS encoding hybrid sensor histidine kinase/response regulator, which translates to MLHYSLYEFILSLPSCQGTLRLATILEMFEQTQCDRIIVLNEENIPIGLLNSACLLRKLLLLPEVDLQQQLGNLLNGSLNGEFIEPIQVISAKTKFEDFCQILKQEHSDHKNHHDLNWIVVDDADNRLLGVLDSLRILKYISQQTITKQQPQRKKQLSTAKSSPSQRQKAKLPTPALNVPSKVSSSHQSPHQHPLIQLLERLPWPLMLQTTSGEVVTQNPAWWQQLGMLKDPEGIRQEVEMVLSPFSRQQQEYTPDLVPQASQSVGSSTKVAPSSSPQVSRTKRATKSQKVKPVEVNAPGRCFLDNELGTCTCVVEVQSGQERVWQFAKIPLDSPESKAYGIDYETTFTPAEAILHANLWLMLATDVTEKQQLCKELAAKNADLIQLNRLKDEFLACISHELKTPLTSVLGLSRLLVEQQLGELNERQARYAGLIHQSGRHLMTVVNDILDLTRMETGQMELTPATVNIQVVCDRAIAEAKTIHQQSSKAPIGSSSNSPTHQFTLNIQPGLEEIVADELRLRQMLVHLFSNALKFTETGGKIGLKISRWEGWIAFTIWDTGIGIPEHQQHLIFQKFQQLENPLTRQFEGTGLGLVLTRALARLHGGDVSFLSREGKGSQFTLLLPPTPAKNSFTDQQVRRWSAFNDSNISNQNNTVNSSKNAGLFRETSKPSQNNNDVFWDENEDLILHGKVPLSQSVPNSNSSQRLVLVVEAVGRYIEDLTEQLTGLGYRVVIARSGCEAVEKARRLQPKAIFLNPLLPLLSGWDVLTLLKSDSATRGIKVIVTATAAEKEQAFTNRADSFLSLPVQHQMLAPTLEALQSLSEPKKSGKDQRETITTNNPLRILRLVEPDMESNSQPFLCEHRIIEVDDFEQADVLSKVWEFDVILLDAENQTALNFLEKIAKRPRLSGIPLVTCTVETTQAASQIEGLSVFPCLASSENEHISDVGKTEALLSVLQIAAGVCCPPSILVVDLTVLPDLPKAKRGNLRKNVELELFPGLQPLTVSHGCEWFQALIQYLQTAGLKSSMARSWAELLQQIRHRSIDLLLVCLSESTDEKQIHSAITALSKLPFKLPPVLVLDRRVSDEEPLTLSESMQVAISSLTSKDDNPFDSQTQVLPRSTSMEELLNRINLGLKGY; encoded by the coding sequence ATGTTACATTATTCACTTTATGAGTTTATTTTAAGTTTGCCTAGTTGCCAAGGGACATTGAGATTGGCGACTATTTTGGAGATGTTTGAGCAAACACAGTGCGATCGCATAATTGTTTTAAACGAGGAAAATATTCCGATTGGCTTACTCAATTCTGCTTGTTTGCTACGAAAATTATTATTGCTTCCTGAGGTTGATTTACAGCAACAGTTAGGAAACCTCCTAAATGGAAGTTTAAACGGGGAATTTATTGAACCGATTCAAGTTATCTCAGCTAAAACTAAATTTGAGGATTTTTGCCAAATCCTGAAGCAAGAACATAGTGATCACAAAAATCACCATGATTTAAATTGGATAGTTGTTGATGATGCTGATAATCGGTTACTAGGAGTTCTCGATAGCCTGCGGATATTGAAATATATCTCTCAACAAACCATCACAAAACAGCAGCCACAGCGAAAAAAACAGCTTTCAACGGCAAAATCTAGCCCCAGTCAACGCCAAAAAGCGAAATTACCTACACCTGCTTTGAATGTCCCCAGCAAAGTCAGCAGCAGTCACCAATCCCCCCATCAGCATCCATTGATTCAATTATTGGAGCGCTTACCTTGGCCCTTAATGCTGCAAACTACAAGTGGTGAGGTGGTGACACAAAACCCAGCTTGGTGGCAACAGTTGGGTATGTTAAAAGATCCTGAAGGAATTAGACAAGAAGTGGAAATGGTGCTATCTCCGTTTTCTCGACAACAACAGGAATATACACCTGATTTAGTGCCGCAAGCTTCTCAATCGGTAGGTTCTTCTACTAAAGTAGCGCCTAGTTCATCACCACAGGTATCTCGTACCAAAAGGGCAACCAAATCTCAGAAGGTTAAACCTGTTGAAGTTAATGCGCCAGGACGTTGTTTTTTAGATAATGAGTTAGGTACTTGTACCTGTGTGGTGGAAGTGCAAAGTGGACAGGAACGGGTGTGGCAATTTGCCAAAATTCCCTTGGATAGTCCAGAATCTAAGGCTTACGGCATTGATTATGAAACAACATTTACCCCCGCTGAAGCCATTCTTCATGCGAATTTGTGGTTGATGTTGGCAACAGATGTTACCGAAAAACAACAGCTTTGTAAAGAATTGGCAGCCAAAAATGCCGATTTGATTCAACTTAACCGTCTCAAGGATGAGTTTTTAGCCTGCATCAGCCATGAGTTGAAAACACCGTTAACATCTGTTTTGGGGTTGTCACGGTTACTAGTGGAACAGCAACTAGGAGAACTGAACGAACGTCAAGCCAGATATGCGGGGTTAATTCATCAAAGTGGACGGCATTTGATGACCGTTGTCAATGATATTTTAGATTTGACCCGGATGGAAACCGGGCAGATGGAATTGACACCCGCCACTGTTAATATTCAGGTAGTATGCGATCGCGCGATCGCAGAAGCCAAGACAATTCATCAACAAAGTAGCAAAGCCCCCATTGGTAGTTCCTCAAATTCACCCACTCACCAATTTACCCTCAACATTCAACCAGGTTTGGAAGAAATCGTTGCCGATGAACTCAGATTAAGACAAATGTTAGTCCATCTATTTTCCAATGCCTTAAAATTCACCGAAACAGGTGGTAAAATTGGTCTTAAGATTAGCCGTTGGGAAGGCTGGATTGCTTTCACTATTTGGGATACAGGAATCGGAATTCCAGAACATCAACAACACCTAATTTTCCAAAAATTTCAACAGTTGGAAAATCCCCTAACTCGACAATTTGAGGGGACAGGTTTGGGATTAGTACTTACCCGTGCTTTAGCACGACTCCATGGTGGAGATGTCAGCTTTCTTTCCCGCGAAGGTAAAGGTAGCCAATTTACCCTTCTTTTACCCCCAACTCCTGCCAAAAATTCCTTTACAGATCAACAGGTACGGCGTTGGTCGGCTTTTAACGACAGTAATATTAGTAACCAGAATAACACCGTAAATTCATCTAAAAATGCCGGCTTATTTCGGGAAACATCCAAACCATCACAAAACAACAATGACGTTTTCTGGGACGAAAACGAGGATTTAATCCTCCATGGGAAAGTCCCTCTGTCTCAGTCTGTACCCAATTCCAATTCATCACAACGTCTAGTTTTAGTCGTGGAAGCAGTGGGACGATATATTGAAGATTTAACAGAACAACTTACAGGTTTAGGTTATCGCGTCGTCATTGCTAGATCAGGTTGTGAAGCGGTGGAAAAAGCTCGACGTTTACAACCCAAAGCCATATTCCTCAACCCTTTGCTACCTTTGTTATCAGGTTGGGATGTGTTAACTTTGCTCAAATCTGACTCAGCAACGCGGGGAATCAAAGTAATTGTGACTGCTACTGCCGCTGAAAAAGAACAAGCATTTACAAATCGTGCTGATAGTTTCTTGAGTTTGCCTGTTCAACACCAGATGTTAGCACCAACCTTAGAAGCTTTGCAAAGCTTGTCCGAACCGAAAAAATCTGGTAAAGATCAACGGGAAACCATTACAACTAATAATCCTCTGCGGATTCTTCGGTTAGTTGAACCAGATATGGAGTCAAATTCGCAACCATTTCTTTGCGAACATCGCATCATTGAAGTCGATGATTTTGAACAAGCTGATGTTTTGTCGAAAGTGTGGGAGTTTGATGTCATTTTGTTAGATGCTGAAAATCAAACGGCATTAAATTTTCTGGAAAAAATAGCCAAGCGTCCCCGTTTATCCGGTATTCCCTTAGTTACCTGTACTGTTGAAACCACTCAAGCTGCTTCACAAATTGAAGGACTTTCAGTGTTTCCATGTTTAGCATCATCAGAAAATGAACATATTTCTGATGTTGGTAAAACCGAAGCTTTATTATCGGTACTGCAAATTGCCGCTGGTGTGTGCTGTCCCCCAAGCATTTTAGTGGTAGATTTAACAGTATTACCAGATTTGCCGAAGGCTAAACGGGGAAATCTCCGAAAAAATGTTGAACTGGAATTATTCCCAGGATTACAACCCTTGACTGTTTCCCATGGTTGTGAGTGGTTTCAAGCTTTGATTCAATACCTACAAACAGCGGGTTTAAAGTCTTCTATGGCTCGTTCTTGGGCAGAGTTACTGCAACAAATCCGTCATCGCAGCATTGATCTATTACTGGTGTGCCTAAGTGAATCTACAGATGAAAAGCAGATTCATTCAGCTATCACAGCTTTGAGCAAATTGCCATTTAAACTCCCACCAGTGCTGGTTTTAGATCGACGTGTCAGTGATGAGGAACCACTAACTCTGTCTGAATCTATGCAGGTAGCTATTAGTTCACTGACAAGTAAGGATGATAATCCCTTTGATTCACAAACTCAAGTATTGCCACGTTCAACTTCCATGGAAGAATTACTGAATCGGATTAATTTGGGTTTAAAGGGATATTGA